The following are encoded in a window of Flavobacteriales bacterium genomic DNA:
- a CDS encoding lipoprotein signal peptidase: MKRALLVILLVLVADQALKVWVKLNFYYDGAVPLFGDWAYLHFIENRGMAFGMEFGGRWGKLLLTLFRIAAVVAIAVALRRMVRAGAGTALVISVAMILAGALGNIIDSTFYGLIFSQSTPFQKAVLFPPEGGYAPLFHGAVVDMFYFPIWEGRLPQWLPIWGSEHFIFFRPVFNIADAAITVGIGLFIVMQRKERKEALDQATGREVDGPAPKPPTTPHGSE; this comes from the coding sequence TTGAAGCGCGCCCTCCTCGTCATCCTGCTCGTCCTCGTGGCCGACCAGGCCCTGAAGGTGTGGGTGAAGCTGAACTTCTACTACGATGGCGCGGTGCCGCTCTTCGGCGATTGGGCCTACCTGCACTTCATCGAGAACCGGGGCATGGCCTTCGGCATGGAGTTCGGCGGCCGCTGGGGCAAGTTGCTGCTCACGCTCTTCCGCATCGCGGCGGTGGTCGCCATCGCCGTGGCGCTGCGCCGCATGGTGCGCGCGGGTGCGGGCACGGCCCTGGTCATCAGCGTGGCCATGATCCTCGCCGGCGCGCTGGGCAACATCATCGACAGTACGTTCTATGGGCTGATCTTCAGCCAGAGCACGCCCTTCCAGAAGGCGGTGCTCTTCCCGCCCGAGGGTGGCTATGCGCCGCTCTTCCACGGCGCCGTGGTGGACATGTTCTACTTCCCCATCTGGGAAGGGCGGCTGCCGCAATGGCTGCCGATCTGGGGAAGTGAGCATTTCATCTTCTTCCGGCCGGTGTTCAACATCGCCGATGCCGCCATCACCGTGGGCATCGGTTTGTTCATCGTGATGCAGCGGAAGGAGCGGAAGGAAGCGCTCGACCAGGCCACTGGAAGAGAAGTGGATGGGCCGGCCCCGAAACCACCAACCACACCTCACGGTTCCGAATAG
- a CDS encoding TraR/DksA family transcriptional regulator, which translates to MAAPVVKKQVSTLEKSDRIRYSDEELNEFKELILKKLEEARRDYDLLKQTLANTDNNGTDDTSPSFKMIEDGSETLSREETAQLAARQEKFIKHLEDALLRIRNKTYGICRVTGRLISKERLRLVPHATLSIEAKQQMSN; encoded by the coding sequence GAAGAAGCAGGTCTCCACCCTGGAGAAATCCGATCGCATCCGCTACAGCGACGAGGAGCTTAACGAGTTCAAGGAACTCATCCTGAAGAAGCTCGAAGAAGCACGCCGCGACTATGATCTGTTGAAGCAGACCCTGGCCAACACGGACAACAACGGCACCGACGACACCAGCCCATCCTTCAAGATGATCGAGGACGGCAGTGAGACGCTGAGCCGTGAGGAGACCGCGCAATTGGCCGCGCGCCAGGAGAAGTTCATCAAGCACCTGGAGGACGCGCTGCTGCGCATCCGCAACAAGACTTACGGCATCTGCCGCGTCACCGGCCGATTGATCAGCAAGGAGCGCCTGCGCCTTGTGCCCCATGCCACGCTGAGCATCGAGGCCAAGCAGCAGATGAGCAACTGA